The region TTCTGTCACTGAGACGATCGCGTCTCGATTTATCGGACCGTAAATATGCGGATAGACCTCGCTATTTGTCGATGGTTCTTTGATCATCCGCGACATCAAACGTTCCGGATCGATCTCAAGTATCACCAACTGATCCTTGTCACCGTAATATCTTTCGATCACGCCATCAAGCTGCTCGGCAAAACTGCAATGTATGAAACCTTCTGTTTCAAGGCTCGGCGCTTTATAAAGATCGCCCTCAAAAGCGGCCCAAATCTCTGGCAAAACTATATGATAAATGAACATTTTCAAGTTAGTCGTATTCAACGCGATACAGCGTCAGACCTTGTGCCGAGGCGGTTTTGCCTGCCAGACTGCGGTCGCCTGTGACAATTGCCGTCTGAATTGTATCAGAATCCTTTTCGCCACGCCCGACCTCGATCATCGTACCGACGATCGAGCGAACCATGTACCTCAAAAAGCCGCTCGCACTGATCCGAAACTCGATCATTAAACCCTGCGCCCGATCATCCCAACTTGATTCGACCGTAAAATCGAGTATATTGCGCACACGGCTTTCGCCATCCGATTTTGCCGAGGCAAATGCTGTCCAGTCGTGTTCGCCGAGAAACAGCCTAGCCGTTTCATTCATACGGGGAACATCGAGCGGCCGCGATTCGTGATGTGCATAGCGCCGCCAGAACGGTGAGATCACCGGCGCGTTTATTACTCGATAAATATATGTTTTTCTTTTTGCCGAAAACCGAGCGTGAAACTCGTCCGGCGCTTTTTCGGCCTTTAGTATCCGAATATCGCGCCACATATTGCCGTTGATCGCGTGTTTGAGCTTTTCAGGTGTAAATTTGCTTCCATCAAGGCGAACGTTTGCCACCTGTCCTTCAGCGTGAACCCCTGCGTCCGTCCGTCCAGAACCAACGACAGCAACCTCGGTGTCCGCAAGCATACCGATCACGCGTTCAAGCTCGCCCTGAATGGTGCGGTCATTTTCCTGCACTTGCCAGCCGTGAAAATCCGTTCCGTCGTACTGAATAAGAAGTTTATGATTCATTTTGGATTGGGATACAAAAGTAGAAAACGCTCACAGCATACAAGCGACCGTTTATTAAAATCGATGCTAAGCTCGGCGGCTTCGCGTGTGAAATAACGCCAATGCACGTCTCTCCAATATTCCAACGACTGGTCGCCTTCGCCTTCATCTGCGGCAAACTGGGCGTCAACCTCTTCAAACGGCAAATGCTTTATCTCAACGGTTTGGATCACACACAATGGAACGCCGTGAAAATCAGTGACGACGCTGTAGCCATCGGGTATCGGCGCTTCTTCGGGTTTGAGGTCATTGACCGCGACTAGACTCGCGGTCGCAAATTTTTTACTTTCGATGACGAGCTGCGCAAGTTCCAAAGCCATTTCCGCTGTGTTGCCAAAAAACCAGGCCTGAAAAGGCGTGTCCTTCAGGATCGCCGGATTTAGTATAAGAAATTCGTTCCAATATTTCTGAACGTCAGCATTCATTACATGCGGCTTCCTGGTTTTACGGCCTCGGTGCCGGCTGCACAGAGCGGACAGTCTTCGGGCGTGTAACTTGGCACATCGAGACTAACGAGCGAGACACGCGGAACTCCGACATCCGCCGAGCCGTTTGAACGATCAATTATAGATGCTGCGGCCATTACGGTTGCTCCGTGCTTTTCCAAAGCTTCAATGCATTCGCGTGTCGATCCGCCGGTTGTTATCACGTCTTCGACAACTAAAATTCGCTCACCTTCTTTAACAGAAAAGCCGCGCCTAAGCGTCATTACGCCATTTTCTCTTTCTGTCCAGATGAATCGAACGCCGAGGGCCTGAGCAGTTGCAAATCCGATCACAAGCCCGCCGATCGCGGGCGACGCGACTGTGTCGATAGCATCGCCGGTAAAATTTCCGGCTATCATTTCACCAAACGCGGCGGCATCTGACGGATGTTGTAGTGCCAAAGCGCATTGCAGATACTTAGGGCTGTGCAAGCCGCTCGACAACACAAAATGCCCCTCGAGCAAGGCATTGGTTTCCTTAAATTGGTCTAATATCTCCATCCTAACTATATTTCTTCAAAAAACTCAACGAACTCTATAAACTCTAGTAACTCTTCTGCTAAACTCTTCCTGATGACACCGTATCCTAACTTAATTTCCGAGTCATTGCTAATAAACGAGACCATCGCGCTGCTGCGTTCCTTCGGCGGCAAAGCGTCGGCGGTAAGTGTCGTTGATTTTGTAATGAAGATCAGAAAGCCCGAGCCGCGTCTTGCGAGATTGCTCGTCGCCGACCTTATCGAACGTGACCCGCGACTGACACTAAATATTGACACGGTTGAGCTTGCGGATGACGGATTTGAGAATCGTGAATTGGGTGAGACCGAGTTTGTCGTCTTTGATCTTGAGACGACCGGCGCCAAAGCACCGCCGTGCAGGATCACCGAGGTTGGTGCTTATCGCGTCCGAAACGGCGAAGTGACGGAGAGTTTTCAGACGCTCGTAAATCCTGAAATGCCGATACCTGTCTTCATCACGAACCTCACAGGCATAACCGACGAAATGGTCCGCGAAGCACCAAAATTTGCCGACATTGCTCATGATCTTTTGCTTTTTATCGGCGATTCGATACTTGTGGCGCATAATTCGGGTTTTGATATGCGATTTCTAAATTCTGAGATCGGCCGTGTTTTTGGCGGTTACAGGATGGCAAATCCATGTCTATGCACAGTGCTGCTGTCGCGAAAACTGCTGCCGGACATCGTAAATCACAAACTCAAGACCGTCGCCGAGCATTATTCTATAGATCTTACCAATCACCATCGAGCCAGCGCAGACGCCTATGCGACCGCCCACATTTTTGTAAATCTGCTCGCAAAATTGAGTGATCGCGGCGTAAATGATCTTGCCGCAGTGCGTAAATTGGGCTCGCGAAAACACAGATATGTCAGATAAACAGTCACCACAACCCGCAAACAATCAGCAACTCGAGATCTGTCCGACACCGCGCGGCGAGATGGGCCTAACACCGCTCGACACCTTTGCCTACGAGTTTCCAGGCAAGAAGATCTGGATCGAATTCGAAATGCCGGAATTCACAGCCATCTGCCCATTTTCCGACTTCCCGGATTTTGCCGTAATTCGCCTTAGCTACGTCCCAAACCAACTCTGCATCGAACTAAAAAGCCTCAAACTCTACATCAATTCATTTCGTGAGGTAAAGGTCTTTCACGAGCACGTTATCAACATAATCCTCGAAGATTTTGTCGCAGCCTGCGACCCGCTCAAGGTCAAGATCGAAGGCGATTTTCACGTCCGCGGCAACATCAAAACTGTCGTCAAAGCCAGGTACAAAAAACCGACAAATTAACTGAAGAAGGCTGCGCCCGATCAACGCAGCCTTTTCGGAGCCTCGGTCTGGACAATTCCAGAAGTCTAACCTTTGGCTCCGAACTTAAGATATGGACACAGAACAAGCATCACAAAATCACCTTGCCAGGTTCAGGAAAAACATATATGATGCTCGGTACCGTAGGCTTTGTTACCGAAACGGTGCCGGTGACGACCCGATCAGCCCTCGAACGCACCTAAGGGATAAAAATTGGAGGCTAAAATAAATGAAAAAGCGAATTTCAACACTAATCCTTGGTGCGTCTTTGACACTCTCGTTAGCAGCGATAGTGATTGCCGGACCCAACTTAGCGGTTGGAGATGACACAACTATCGGCGGCTGCGGCTGTTTATTGCACGCTGTGATCGATGGAATAAAGACTCTCATGGGCGTTTGATCCTCTGAGAATATTTTCTACAAACACTACGGCCCAATGTGATCAACCACCTTGGGCCGTTGTTTTTTCACAAACCACTGTCGGTATCATTCGAATTGACCGAACTTCTACGCCGTCAAAAAAATCTCATCGTATAACTCAACCGCAAGCCTCGGCCAGGCTCCGGAGCGAGGTCCTTGATGAATGACAGGTGGTTGCGATAGAGCCGGTTGCCAAGGTTGGACGTGCCGAGTGAGAAGATGTGAGCCATTCGGTCACTGGCGACGGTGTAAGATGCGTTTACGTTGAAGAGGCCGTAACCGGCGGTCGGCGTTTCAAGTATGAACACATCGTCTATCTTTCTGGCTCCAACAAAAACGCCCTCAGGCCTCACTGATAAACCCTTGTATCTGAGATCGAGCCCGGCTCGGATGCGTGCCGGTGTGATTCGCGGCAGCGGAGTGCTGCTGGTGCCACGCAGCTCGGCGTTCACAGCGTCAGCAATGAAAAAAGTCCCAAGCCACTTTTTGATGTCAGCATCAAACGTAAAGTCGGCGCCCATGAACCTTGCGTCGTTCTGTCGGTAAGCACCGATCGGCAGGTTGTCTTCGACATCTACATTGCCGTTACCGTCTTCGTCCTGCGGCGCGATAAAGACAAAATTGTCGATCTTGTAATAGAAAAAACTGCCGCTAAACCGCACCCGTTTTGCTCGATGACGCAGGCTCAGTTCGATACCGTTCGAGCGCTCGCGGACAAGATTTTGATCGCCGATCTCGAACGTCACGGTGCCTATATGAGCGCCCTCATTGTAAAGCTCCTCGATGGAAGGTGACCGATAAGCGCTCGTAAAATTAGCAACGAAAGAACCGCCTTCCCACAGGCCGATGCGGGCTGCCGCCGCACCTGAAAACCCTGTGAAATCGCGTTCGATGTAAAGCGTGGTGTTGGCGGGCCGAAAGCGGTTTGATTCAACTCGCCCGCCAAATTGCAGCGCTACACGCCCGAAGCTGAGTTCTTCCAAACCAAAGAACGCAAAGTTATTCTGTTTGACCTTGCCGTCTATAAGCTGTTCGGCTCCTACCGTCAGGTAATCTCTGGCATAGCCCTCAAATCCAAACTGGCCGCTCAGCGGACCGGACTTTGCTTGTTGAAAAACACCACGGTATGAAAACGTGTTGTTTGTAAAAGATGTAGCGACGGTGTCAACGGCGTCTGCCGTCTCTATCTCGTCGTGGCGGTAGCGAGTATAGTTGATACTGAAATTGCCCTGGGGAAT is a window of Chloracidobacterium sp. DNA encoding:
- a CDS encoding ASCH domain-containing protein; the protein is MNADVQKYWNEFLILNPAILKDTPFQAWFFGNTAEMALELAQLVIESKKFATASLVAVNDLKPEEAPIPDGYSVVTDFHGVPLCVIQTVEIKHLPFEEVDAQFAADEGEGDQSLEYWRDVHWRYFTREAAELSIDFNKRSLVCCERFLLLYPNPK
- a CDS encoding orotate phosphoribosyltransferase, which translates into the protein MEILDQFKETNALLEGHFVLSSGLHSPKYLQCALALQHPSDAAAFGEMIAGNFTGDAIDTVASPAIGGLVIGFATAQALGVRFIWTERENGVMTLRRGFSVKEGERILVVEDVITTGGSTRECIEALEKHGATVMAAASIIDRSNGSADVGVPRVSLVSLDVPSYTPEDCPLCAAGTEAVKPGSRM
- a CDS encoding DUF952 domain-containing protein, with amino-acid sequence MFIYHIVLPEIWAAFEGDLYKAPSLETEGFIHCSFAEQLDGVIERYYGDKDQLVILEIDPERLMSRMIKEPSTNSEVYPHIYGPINRDAIVSVTERN
- the truA gene encoding tRNA pseudouridine(38-40) synthase TruA, which gives rise to MNHKLLIQYDGTDFHGWQVQENDRTIQGELERVIGMLADTEVAVVGSGRTDAGVHAEGQVANVRLDGSKFTPEKLKHAINGNMWRDIRILKAEKAPDEFHARFSAKRKTYIYRVINAPVISPFWRRYAHHESRPLDVPRMNETARLFLGEHDWTAFASAKSDGESRVRNILDFTVESSWDDRAQGLMIEFRISASGFLRYMVRSIVGTMIEVGRGEKDSDTIQTAIVTGDRSLAGKTASAQGLTLYRVEYD
- the queF gene encoding NADPH-dependent 7-cyano-7-deazaguanine reductase QueF translates to MSDKQSPQPANNQQLEICPTPRGEMGLTPLDTFAYEFPGKKIWIEFEMPEFTAICPFSDFPDFAVIRLSYVPNQLCIELKSLKLYINSFREVKVFHEHVINIILEDFVAACDPLKVKIEGDFHVRGNIKTVVKARYKKPTN